TGCTCTTGTACTTGGATGGAGGAGACGTGCCGTCATCTTCGTTGGAGCAGTCTGCCCCGGCGAGGACGCTGGCCTGTTTCTCAAGTAGGCTTCGGCGGTATGACGAGCCGCCAAAGTTTGATTGGGCGATTGGAGTCGGTAGGGTGCACTCTTCATCTAGAGAGGATGAAACAAAACCGTCACTGCAAATTCTGCTTAACAAGAGAGATTTAGTGGACATGGCAGCAGGTTTAAACTTTCTGAACTGCATTCCTCGAGGGCTGATGTCCTGTATTTTGTAGATGTGTCCCTTGTCCTACACACTTGAAGTAAACAGTAAAACTGCCTCATTAACATACAGTCAATCTCTCTCACATCTCTTAGGCTAGGTGTGCTGAAGAAGAgggacatctaaaagttgcaggacatcggcCCTTGAGGGCCGCTGTTCCAGACCTAATTCTTAGAATTCTCTTGGTGAAACTAAAAGGTTGATCgtcagtacagaccaaacgtttggacacaccttctaattgagttcaattagaaggtgtgtccaaacgtttggtctgtactgtatgtccAACCATTAATCTTAAAGCCTCACCGTCTGAGTTTGTATCGTCACTGCACACACTCAGCCTCTCAGCATTTCCCTGGATGTATTTATTGTAGAGCTTGATTCTCAGCGCCCAGCTCAGGTCTGGCTGCCTCACCGTGTTCTTCAGCCTTCGCCGGGCGTTTGCAAACCAGTTGGAAACCTTGCACAGACATCACTTGATCAATCAGTATGACTAGccctaaggaaaaaaaattaagtattcCTTTGACGAGACGGTCTCACCTGCACTAGTGTCATGTGTGAACCCAGGGCGAGAAGAACCTTCTCGGTTTTTGTTGGGTAAGGGTTGTCTCGGTGCTTGTACAGCCAATGTTTCAGCGGCCGAGCCATGTCCTGGAGTACCTGCCTTTTGTGACGAGCTTTCACCCCACCGAGACGAGGCCTGGGGGAGCTACAAGACAAATACTTCATGCCATAtatctttcctgttttaggttgGAACTTCCATaaatcagatcttttttttttttttttttttttttttaagtccaaaattgaaagaattaaaaaaaattctttaagaAAAGATTCTTACCTGCATCTTCTGTACTTCATGGCAGAGATTTTCTCGGCCTGCTGCAGGTCTGGGCTCTGTCCGTCTGTTAAACTCGTCTGAGACGAGTCTTCGCAGTTCGGCCCAGTCCTGTCTTCAACTCTTTTGTAGTTGTCCACACAATACTGAGCATCATCAGTCTTCATCGCTGCAAATTTGTCCATTCTTAAACGCTCAGGGTTTCTCCTCTGTCAACAGGTGCATCAACAGACTCCCAAAGACATCCACAAACAGTAGACCCTCATTCTTTATAGACAAGGGAAAAAAGTGTAAATTATGTCCACtgctccttctttttttttttttttttttttttttttggagtcgcaggagcaaataaaaactgaacctTACCAGAGAATAAGTTTAGAAAAGTCAGATGATGTTGTCTGGTTTTACCGTTCTGTCTGAGGAGAGTTCAAATGACACTAAGCTCTGCAGACTATTGGTCTTCACGTCGGCCAATCGCCTCGCTGCAACACTCTGCAAGCCTTTCCTTGCAGAGTCCTGCCTCGCAGAGAAAGTCCTGCAGCAGTACCTCTGGATGTGAAAAATTACTCCACTCCAAAGAATATCAGCAAACCCAGTCATTAGATTGACTAGAAAGTGATTCTGTCAGTCTGCGTGAAGCTGCTTAAGCGTGGCCTCATACTTTCAGCATGAGCCGCGCGATTCTTGCGGCTCTTGCGGCATCACTAAGAATGGTGTCAGCAAATAATAATCCATGTTTTATCAGGGGATTCTGGAAATTTACGAGGATAATAACATGGTTGCTAAAAACCACAAAACGACGGCTCATGTCAGGCAGGAAATCCCGCTGTTTTTCTGGAGGAGGGGCTGAGGAGGGGGGACTTCGGTATGGATTTCAGTAAAAACCAGCTGTTCAGAGAGGAACCGCGTTCAGTTTGTAGATGCATTCAATTATGATCACAAATGCGCTCGTAAACAATTCACGATAAATACATCATCGACATAATCTTCATCCAGACATGATTGCGTGCATTTTAATGGATTTCCCATCGTGTTTATGACATACGGCCTCTTGTAAAATTTATTATGAGActaaagcttctttttttttaacctattcctattgctggaaaaaaacatatCGTGATATAAGCCTTTCATGTGAGTCGATATTGATAATTACGATTACCTTTTAGTCTTAAATGTCctaaatactgccaaactggtggcgtTCCTGTTTGATCCAGATCTCTCTCCACGCCATTGTtggttatttttaagcagttctGAGGCaaagaaacctgaaactgctgctgcgcaagtcaATCAGCACCAGCAGTTGCTAGGTGACCAAAGAGTTGATGCTGTTGATTGCTGTGAGAGGTTGAACAGCTACACTTTTCCTCTGcttacatcccccagaatgctgttcAATTCTGGATCAGAgctcagtgaatattctatattTACATTCGATATTCTATAATGATCTATTATCGATTCTATTGCTATAGATATTGTTATTGATTGTGTCCAGCCCTACACGTTCCTATTTGTAAGTCAGCTCAAGCTCAAGTATATTGGATGCAAAGTGACTTTGGACACTATTGTCTGATACTCTGTTTGATTTAGTGCTGCgctttaactgggccattcaTCTGTTCTGATCTAAACAACTCAGTTGTGTCTCCTGCTGTATATCTGTCCTGCTAGAAGTAAATCTttgtaacattacattttattaaggagaatcaaagcaaaaactTTCCTGATTTGTATCTGTAAAAGATACTAGAAGCATGTATAGTTTTCATTAcactttaaaatctttccaCTTTGAAATAATACCGAACTAAGATTTGGCAagtagcataaaataaaaaattttaaaaaacaacaactttgtagTTCTCTTTGTAATGCAGTAATGTGTGTGGAGAGGGGGGGAAAAGTCaaaaggggtgtgaatacttctgcgAGGccttgtaattatttttctaagtgGGGTCTCCTTTAAATTATGGCTGAAATTCAAGCAGCGCTCGTTCGACACACTTAAAGACAAATGTCTTTTCCAAGTTCATAACTCAACACTATGAATAGGCAGGTTGAGTTTTAGAGCTTTCAGAGCTGAAAACCACATGGAGCAGAAGCATCTCCGGTAGGTGCCGTAAATTCCTTGCTCGCATTCCTCGGCGGCGGCTGGAGAGCGGCTGGCCCGGCCTTGCTATCACACGCCGTTTAATCCGCCGTCCCTCTGCGAGCCGCCCAGCGGCAGCACTGTTGATCCTAGCAGGAACACGCCAGCCgtctgcagtaaaaaaaaaaaaaaaaaaaagaaaaggggaaaaaaagaaaagaaagtggaGGAGGACACATATTCTGCGTTGTTTGGATAATTTGGCGCTCGTTCCAGTGTTCGGTGTTTGCCTTACAGGTTCACAAACGTGAACCTGTAACACGCCGGGGAGAAGGGAAGGGTTAGTCAAACATGGCGTTTTTGCAGTATTGCCGAATAGCTGCGGTTCCAAGTGGGCTGTCCGAAGCTTTCTATGATATCACACGGAGACTTCACCGTATGGACGCCCTGCATGTCGTCGTTTATATCCGGAAATTTCGCGCTTGTAACCGAAACACAATTAAATTCCTCATAACATCTACGTGTTAAGGTGGCCAAAGTCAAGCAACCATAACTGAGCTGCTTAACTCTTcctcactgtttttttgttttttgtttggtttttatttatttatttatttatttatttttttctgaaaaccttTTCCTGACCTTGTATATCAGGggtacatttaagatttttttttttttttttttttttgtggaggtTCAGTAAACAACTTATTGGTGTTTTACCTTCACCACCTGGTATGAAGTGTGATTTAGCCTTTGAGTTGCAACACAGCGTAGAACAAGAGGAACCTCCAGTAGAGCTTGCTTTTATGAGTATTAGCATAATGGAGGCTGGCACCACGCCTGATATATCATCACATAGAATtatataaagttttcttttcatatatttattattgtttttcttctttggatATTAGGTTGGCTTACAATGATTCCAAATAATTATAGGGATGACCTGGTGCTGTTACATGTCAATCATCGTAGGGGGGGATGTAATCAGGCTGCGTCCCTGATTGCTTGCAACATTTCAGTAGCACTTGGTCTTACGTCAGTTCTGTCACAAATACACAGATGTATTGAAGGAAAAAgctgtaatgtttattttccttatgGTATTAATGCTTTCCCATTAGCTTGTGTTGCTATAATGGTTAGCCTGATTCCTTAGCACAACGTTTCTACAAAGTGGCAGCTGCAGCTCAATTTGTTAGTTGCGAGTTACACACATGCTGGTTGTTTGCGACACATAGACTCTGTAGGACGAAGGTAATGTTGAACATTCACTCTATTTCTTTTAGCACACTTTAGACAGACGATCAGGACCGAAATGAACCAAGGTCTGCTGACATCATGCATTTCTTTCCAACCTTTGATGTGGGAGGTGCGGCGCACATCAAACGGTGGGTTTTGGTTGGATGGCTCCTGTGTTTTTAATGGCATTGTTATGAATTCACAGGGTTCCTGCAGATTCTCAGCGCGGCGATGAAATTATGCTGCCACGGTGTCGGTCTAGGCCGCGCTTCAGGCCTGGCACAAGCTCGCCTGCCTGCAGTCTTGAAAGCCTCTCCGTTTGC
This is a stretch of genomic DNA from Gambusia affinis linkage group LG12, SWU_Gaff_1.0, whole genome shotgun sequence. It encodes these proteins:
- the LOC122841830 gene encoding homeobox protein Mohawk-like → MDKFAAMKTDDAQYCVDNYKRVEDRTGPNCEDSSQTSLTDGQSPDLQQAEKISAMKYRRCSSPRPRLGGVKARHKRQVLQDMARPLKHWLYKHRDNPYPTKTEKVLLALGSHMTLVQVSNWFANARRRLKNTVRQPDLSWALRIKLYNKYIQGNAERLSVCSDDTNSDDEECTLPTPIAQSNFGGSSYRRSLLEKQASVLAGADCSNEDDGTSPPSKYKSSLLNRYLNDTLRHMMAAKADAIASARGKRCLSQSFSSNECDRDVVSPDSSSEAEANFIYSTDTTDNTSIKSCRGQLRSRNPPRKDGQGWREIHAAVALTSLAQGKSCKAAQCADPAPGAATGESRTAEPFSVAKASLTGRLCVTGAVSAQKRSAGTALTSRIIQKSSHISEVQTVKTPLANTG